One Patescibacteria group bacterium genomic region harbors:
- a CDS encoding thioredoxin family protein, whose translation MKTVTLTELSAPGCEHCKTFEKFWSSIEKEWPNVNYKNLNVTTSEGQELASKHMIMTSPGIVINGELFSTGGVNTKQLLEKLKELSE comes from the coding sequence TTACATTAACAGAGCTTTCGGCTCCCGGTTGTGAGCACTGCAAAACTTTTGAAAAGTTTTGGAGTTCTATTGAAAAAGAATGGCCGAATGTAAATTATAAAAATCTTAATGTCACCACTTCCGAGGGGCAGGAGTTGGCATCAAAGCATATGATTATGACATCTCCTGGTATTGTCATAAATGGTGAATTATTTTCGACAGGAGGTGTTAATACGAAACAGTTATTGGAAAAATTAAAAGAACTTTCAGAATAA